One part of the Candidatus Zixiibacteriota bacterium genome encodes these proteins:
- the xseB gene encoding exodeoxyribonuclease VII small subunit: MAKFDFEKAMKKLENIIYDLESGNLSLDESIKMFEEGVELSKQCHKKLTETEAKVKQLIKTESGEFELNLFAEEDE; this comes from the coding sequence TTGGCAAAATTCGACTTTGAAAAAGCGATGAAGAAACTCGAAAATATCATCTATGACTTGGAATCCGGCAATCTGAGCTTGGATGAATCAATCAAAATGTTCGAGGAAGGGGTCGAATTATCAAAACAATGTCATAAAAAACTAACCGAGACAGAGGCAAAAGTCAAACAGCTGATAAAAACCGAAAGCGGCGAATTCGAACTCAATCTGTTTGCGGAAGAGGATGAATAG
- a CDS encoding NAD(+)/NADH kinase translates to MKRFGIIAHTKKPNVARTAKVIIEWLKSHDLEYCLCDELAEVIDEKYHVKPLSEIWQNIDCALSLGGDGTMLSSIRAVGHQGVPVFGINVGRLGFLTEILAQDIPMALERLKNDDYDIEERTVLQLYIADCDVNKHYALNDVVLDHGESTHLIKLDLYCKDHSGNNQFVCSYNSDGLIISTPTGSTAYNLSAGGPVIHPHLGAIIANPICPHSLALRPIIFSDDSELIIKIAYNNIDARLTIDGQIKCQFSVESEIVIKKAPHKVKLIRIKGFSFFEVLRTKLHWGARPLTSDNA, encoded by the coding sequence TTGAAAAGATTCGGCATAATAGCTCATACCAAAAAACCCAATGTTGCGCGAACAGCTAAGGTCATTATCGAATGGCTGAAAAGCCATGACCTTGAATACTGTCTTTGTGATGAACTTGCTGAGGTTATTGATGAAAAGTATCATGTGAAGCCATTGTCTGAAATCTGGCAAAACATCGATTGCGCCTTATCGCTGGGCGGCGATGGCACCATGCTGTCATCGATAAGAGCAGTCGGCCATCAAGGTGTACCGGTTTTCGGTATAAATGTTGGCCGTCTCGGTTTTCTTACCGAAATACTTGCCCAGGATATTCCAATGGCGCTTGAGAGGTTGAAAAACGATGATTATGATATTGAAGAGCGGACGGTTCTGCAGCTATATATCGCAGATTGTGATGTCAATAAGCATTATGCTTTAAACGATGTTGTTTTAGACCATGGCGAAAGCACGCATCTGATTAAGCTTGATTTATATTGCAAAGATCACAGCGGCAATAACCAGTTTGTATGTTCCTATAACTCTGATGGTTTGATAATCTCGACGCCTACCGGCTCCACAGCCTACAACCTTTCCGCTGGCGGGCCGGTTATACATCCTCATTTAGGGGCGATTATAGCTAACCCGATTTGCCCTCATTCGCTTGCTTTAAGGCCAATAATATTTAGCGATGACAGCGAATTAATTATCAAAATAGCTTACAACAATATAGATGCGCGTTTGACTATCGATGGTCAGATTAAATGCCAATTTAGCGTCGAATCTGAGATTGTGATAAAAAAGGCACCTCACAAAGTTAAGCTTATCAGAATAAAAGGCTTTTCATTTTTTGAGGTTCTGCGAACAAAACTTCACTGGGGAGCAAGGCCCCTGACATCTGATAATGCTTAA
- the recN gene encoding DNA repair protein RecN codes for MLKTLRISDYALIDNLMIEFKPGLNIFTGSTGVGKSIIFGALSLAMGERTSDEVIRTGAKSATVEAEFSYDKINKLPFEMAGDSESLIIRREINNQGRSRAYINNRLATLVNLKAIGSNLIDIIGQHRQKGLTDSASHQDILDLYAGLKNELEQLRKLFNKHNKLKSEYEKLKIKQKESEDEKELLEFQIKEIEQASLIKNEEEQLKKEKQQLLNAEAIKLSCQISGRSLFDEDGSAFERFKNSAKELERIAKFSNRAEVIRNKLDELSINLDEIGIQLRGLGDSYEFDEAKLDIIEDRLALINKLKRKYGNTIEEILRFADDAVNKAAVFSNDNQEIKKLADELKTSQQQLFYKAAEISQKRKQAAQKLEKEVVKHLTDMAMKDAAFKVDFSVKNDVDGPYIDGSTKLAGSESGYDNIELLICANPGEQLKPLSTTASGGELSRILLAICSALVDAFPKETLVFDEIDTGISGEVAVKVGRKLQKLAENRQVICITHLQQLASRGEEHFKVYKGRSKGRYVTRIKKLEGDQRIAEIARLLAGEKISDIALDGAAKLLEEGRG; via the coding sequence ATGCTTAAAACATTACGAATCAGCGACTATGCTTTAATAGATAATCTCATGATAGAGTTTAAGCCCGGCTTAAATATCTTTACCGGCTCAACCGGCGTGGGCAAGTCAATTATTTTTGGCGCTCTAAGTTTAGCGATGGGAGAAAGAACCTCAGATGAGGTCATTCGAACCGGCGCAAAATCTGCAACAGTTGAAGCGGAATTCTCGTATGATAAAATAAACAAACTGCCTTTTGAAATGGCAGGTGATTCTGAATCTCTGATAATTAGAAGGGAGATTAACAATCAGGGGCGAAGCCGCGCTTATATTAATAATCGACTGGCAACGCTTGTTAATCTTAAAGCTATTGGCTCAAACCTGATTGATATAATCGGCCAGCATCGGCAGAAAGGTCTGACAGATTCAGCCAGCCATCAGGATATTTTAGACCTGTACGCCGGCTTAAAAAATGAACTTGAGCAGTTGAGGAAATTATTTAATAAGCACAATAAGCTTAAATCAGAATATGAGAAACTGAAAATAAAACAGAAAGAATCAGAAGACGAAAAAGAACTATTGGAATTTCAGATAAAAGAAATTGAACAAGCCTCGCTTATAAAAAATGAGGAAGAACAGCTAAAAAAGGAAAAACAGCAATTGCTAAACGCCGAGGCGATAAAACTATCATGCCAGATAAGCGGCCGCAGCCTTTTTGATGAGGACGGCTCTGCTTTTGAACGTTTCAAGAATTCCGCTAAGGAGCTTGAACGAATCGCTAAATTCAGCAATCGGGCGGAAGTCATCAGAAACAAGCTTGATGAACTGTCGATTAATCTCGATGAAATTGGCATACAGCTGCGAGGCCTTGGCGACAGTTATGAATTTGACGAAGCAAAGCTTGATATTATCGAAGACCGGTTAGCTCTGATAAATAAACTCAAACGCAAGTATGGCAACACCATTGAAGAAATACTGCGTTTTGCCGATGATGCTGTCAATAAAGCGGCGGTATTTAGCAATGATAATCAGGAAATTAAAAAACTTGCTGATGAGTTAAAAACCTCTCAGCAACAGCTCTTTTATAAGGCGGCTGAAATTTCTCAAAAAAGAAAACAGGCCGCGCAAAAGCTGGAAAAGGAAGTAGTCAAGCATCTGACCGATATGGCTATGAAGGATGCAGCTTTCAAGGTAGATTTCTCTGTAAAAAATGATGTCGATGGTCCCTATATTGACGGTTCAACTAAGCTTGCCGGCAGTGAATCCGGTTATGATAATATCGAATTGTTAATATGCGCCAATCCCGGCGAACAGCTTAAACCGCTTTCAACTACAGCCTCAGGCGGCGAGTTATCGCGGATTTTATTGGCCATTTGTTCGGCTTTAGTCGATGCTTTCCCGAAAGAAACTCTTGTTTTCGATGAAATAGATACCGGTATATCCGGGGAGGTTGCGGTAAAAGTTGGCCGGAAACTTCAAAAACTGGCGGAAAACAGACAGGTAATCTGCATAACACACCTTCAACAGCTTGCCAGCAGGGGAGAGGAACACTTTAAAGTTTATAAGGGTAGAAGCAAGGGGCGGTATGTTACCCGCATAAAGAAACTAGAGGGCGACCAGCGTATAGCTGAGATAGCCCGCCTTCTGGCAGGCGAGAAAATCAGTGATATTGCCCTCGATGGAGCCGCAAAACTATTAGAAGAAGGACGCGGCTGA
- a CDS encoding CDP-alcohol phosphatidyltransferase family protein: protein MKKISPLPNIMSIIRVFLAPFLFFSIKNSNIMLIVIIAAIAILTDILDGFLARKLDSITEKGKILDPLADKICIAAAAIAAALYGDLPLMLLVVIIARDLVITVGGLSIIKTKHEIPVSNFWGKITVIVLSAALIIYVFKFNQFYMVAFWAVIIFVIASLISYFFTGLKFISNNKLNNISC from the coding sequence ATGAAAAAAATATCGCCATTACCAAATATCATGTCAATTATCCGAGTATTTTTGGCTCCGTTTTTATTTTTCTCAATTAAGAATAGTAATATTATGCTAATCGTCATTATTGCGGCAATAGCGATTCTAACCGATATTTTGGATGGGTTCTTAGCCCGCAAGCTTGATTCAATCACCGAAAAAGGAAAGATACTCGATCCTCTGGCAGATAAGATATGCATTGCCGCCGCCGCCATAGCCGCCGCTTTGTATGGCGACTTGCCGCTAATGCTCTTGGTTGTTATTATAGCTCGCGACTTGGTCATAACTGTTGGCGGGCTTTCTATAATAAAAACAAAACATGAGATACCCGTATCGAATTTCTGGGGCAAAATAACTGTTATAGTACTTTCAGCGGCATTAATTATATATGTTTTCAAGTTTAATCAATTTTACATGGTTGCGTTTTGGGCTGTTATTATATTTGTAATTGCATCATTGATAAGTTATTTTTTTACCGGTTTAAAGTTCATTTCAAATAACAAATTGAATAATATTTCCTGCTGA
- a CDS encoding response regulator — MNINEKNTIIIVEDEETVRDVIIGIMNTQNYISYTASCSEEALDILKNITIDLAIIDYGLPTEDGLALAKKFDIIYPNIPIILMSGLRLEMDNTWIQQTNIFDVLNKPFKIKTIIAKVKQGLEASMCYRN; from the coding sequence ATGAACATAAACGAGAAAAATACAATAATTATTGTTGAGGACGAGGAAACTGTCAGGGATGTTATCATAGGAATAATGAATACCCAGAATTATATCTCTTATACCGCATCATGCAGCGAGGAAGCTTTAGATATACTTAAAAATATAACTATCGATTTAGCAATTATCGATTACGGCCTTCCAACTGAGGATGGCTTAGCTTTAGCTAAAAAATTTGATATTATATACCCCAATATACCGATAATTCTCATGTCCGGCTTAAGACTTGAAATGGACAATACATGGATTCAGCAAACAAATATTTTTGATGTTCTAAACAAACCATTTAAAATCAAAACGATTATTGCCAAAGTCAAACAGGGACTTGAGGCCTCAATGTGTTATCGAAACTGA
- a CDS encoding DMT family transporter → MIATTLFFALMNTGVKFIPYIPASEIVMFRALVTLIVVYILIRREGLNPWGNNKRLLIMRGLTGTVALLTYFYILQNMPLASAVTILNLSPIFTIIIAGIMLREPARPIQWLFFFVSFIGVLMIKGFDHRVSGFDLIIGITAAAFSGLAYNFIRKLKDYDHPLIVVFYFPMVTIPIVSIYAIPRWVMPNFVEFLILIGIGISTTAAQYCMTKAYHLERASNISNFNYLGIIYALFIGFFIFNESIGILGILGIALIVFGVIMGSRYGQVSDR, encoded by the coding sequence ATTATAGCCACTACATTATTCTTCGCTCTTATGAACACAGGTGTTAAATTCATTCCCTATATACCAGCTTCCGAGATTGTTATGTTTCGAGCGCTGGTTACACTAATTGTCGTTTATATTTTAATCCGTCGAGAGGGCTTAAACCCCTGGGGCAACAATAAGCGTCTGCTCATAATGAGGGGATTGACAGGCACTGTTGCTCTGCTGACATATTTCTATATTCTTCAAAATATGCCATTAGCCAGCGCCGTAACAATATTGAATTTATCGCCAATATTTACAATAATTATCGCCGGAATAATGCTTCGCGAACCGGCTCGACCGATTCAATGGCTATTTTTCTTTGTTTCTTTTATCGGCGTTCTTATGATTAAAGGCTTTGATCATCGAGTATCGGGATTTGACCTTATAATAGGCATCACAGCCGCTGCTTTCTCGGGACTGGCTTATAATTTCATACGCAAGCTCAAAGACTATGACCATCCCCTGATAGTGGTTTTTTATTTCCCGATGGTAACAATTCCAATTGTCTCGATATATGCAATCCCACGCTGGGTTATGCCGAATTTTGTTGAGTTTCTGATATTAATCGGCATAGGAATATCCACTACGGCGGCGCAGTATTGTATGACCAAAGCGTACCATCTCGAAAGGGCATCCAACATCAGTAATTTCAATTACTTAGGCATTATCTACGCCTTGTTTATTGGCTTTTTTATTTTTAACGAATCAATCGGTATTTTAGGAATTTTAGGGATAGCACTGATTGTTTTCGGCGTAATCATGGGCTCGAGATATGGTCAGGTATCTGATAGATAG
- a CDS encoding T9SS type A sorting domain-containing protein — MLLFQSYWLTENSPCVEARCDSLGNPDSTVNIGAFGIGCEEHLDISDRNIVLPYSFTLSQNYPNPFNPTTTISFAIEHPQFVTLKVYDLLGREIRTLIDGDRQAGQHTVPFDASNLSSGMYFYHLQAGDMAESKRMVLLK, encoded by the coding sequence TTGCTACTATTCCAATCCTACTGGCTGACTGAAAACTCGCCATGTGTTGAAGCCAGATGTGATTCGCTGGGCAATCCCGATAGCACTGTTAATATTGGAGCTTTTGGAATTGGCTGTGAAGAACATTTAGATATTTCTGATAGAAATATTGTTTTACCTTACAGCTTTACTTTATCCCAAAACTACCCCAACCCATTCAACCCGACAACCACAATCTCATTCGCTATCGAGCATCCGCAATTCGTAACGCTCAAAGTCTACGACTTGCTTGGCAGGGAAATTCGGACGCTTATTGATGGGGATAGACAAGCAGGACAGCATACCGTTCCATTTGACGCCTCGAACTTATCCAGCGGGATGTACTTTTATCATTTGCAGGCTGGCGATATGGCTGAGTCTAAGCGGATGGTGTTGTTGAAATAG
- a CDS encoding leucine--tRNA ligase: MKSKPPKHYPFDEIEPKWQKIWSEKGLYTTNLDDTEKKLYTLVMFPYPSGEKMHIGHWYNYGPTDTWARLKKMQGYNVFFPIGYDAFGLPAENFAIKHKVHPAISTKQNIGYFRSQFKQIGSMIDWNSEFATSDPEYYKWTQWLFIKLFENGLAYRKKAPVNWCPKCHTVLANEQVLDGLCERCESEVTKKDLTQWFFKITDYADRLLADHKKLDWQSKTITMQKNWIGKSVGSEIIFTHKETGERIPIFTTRADTLFGVTYMVLAPEHPLVEKVTTADNKQQVEEYQKQTRKASDIDRMSATREKTGVFTGAYCINPINGDSVPIWVADYVLYSYGTGAVMAVPGHDQRDWEFATNFNLPIKPVIAPKGKSEVDLSECAYEEYGVMINSGDFSGQSSEDGMINVTAKLERNKMGKSTVNYRLRDWLISRQRYWGAPIPIIFCNACGEVPVPESDLPVLLPDIDNYSPTEEGESPLARSDEFVNVPCPKCGKPAKRSVETMDTFVDSAWYFLRYPDANYSEGMFNPKRVKQWLPIDFYVGGAEHSCTHLIYARFITKVLHDLGYIDFDEPFLKLRHQGIISTKGAKISKSKDNVINPDSFIDRYGSDTFRIYLMFMSSYTEGGDWDDSGISGVARFLGRVYRLMEKYLDDIKSINGISYNNITSNDDELKYYLNYTIKKVGEDINSLDYNTAIAAMMEFLNLLYNRSENGDKSELFRYSLLKYIQILAPFAPHFSEEFWSRLKNPIENMFNYKSIFESSWPEYDHKALIKQTITMVAQINGKLRASFDVAKDISKNDFLELIKKDEKVSRHLEDKSVIKEIFVPGKLANIVVK; this comes from the coding sequence ATGAAAAGCAAGCCCCCAAAACACTATCCCTTTGATGAGATTGAACCTAAATGGCAGAAAATCTGGAGCGAAAAAGGTCTATATACGACCAATCTCGATGATACTGAGAAGAAATTATATACTCTTGTGATGTTTCCCTATCCATCAGGCGAAAAGATGCATATCGGACACTGGTACAATTATGGGCCAACCGATACCTGGGCGCGTCTGAAAAAGATGCAGGGCTATAATGTGTTTTTTCCTATCGGCTATGATGCTTTTGGGTTGCCGGCGGAAAATTTTGCTATCAAACATAAAGTGCATCCGGCAATATCGACCAAGCAAAATATCGGTTATTTCCGTTCGCAATTTAAGCAAATCGGCTCGATGATAGATTGGAACTCCGAGTTCGCCACCTCCGACCCTGAATACTACAAATGGACGCAATGGCTGTTTATCAAGCTGTTTGAAAATGGGCTTGCCTATCGCAAAAAAGCGCCGGTTAACTGGTGCCCCAAATGCCATACGGTGCTGGCCAATGAGCAGGTTCTTGATGGTTTGTGCGAACGCTGCGAATCTGAGGTTACCAAGAAGGACCTGACCCAGTGGTTTTTCAAAATCACCGACTATGCCGACCGTCTGTTGGCTGACCATAAGAAGCTTGACTGGCAGTCGAAAACAATCACCATGCAGAAAAACTGGATTGGCAAATCTGTCGGCAGTGAAATAATTTTCACACACAAGGAAACGGGGGAGAGGATACCGATTTTCACTACTCGTGCCGACACTCTTTTCGGCGTAACTTACATGGTGCTGGCTCCGGAGCATCCGCTTGTAGAAAAGGTAACAACCGCTGATAACAAACAGCAGGTTGAGGAATATCAGAAACAGACACGTAAAGCCTCGGATATTGACCGCATGTCGGCTACCCGTGAAAAAACCGGCGTGTTCACCGGCGCCTACTGTATAAATCCGATAAACGGCGATAGCGTCCCAATCTGGGTTGCCGACTATGTGCTGTATTCCTACGGCACCGGCGCAGTTATGGCAGTTCCCGGTCATGACCAGCGAGACTGGGAGTTCGCCACGAATTTTAATCTGCCAATCAAACCGGTGATAGCTCCGAAAGGCAAGTCTGAGGTAGATCTGTCTGAATGTGCATACGAGGAATACGGCGTGATGATAAACTCCGGCGATTTTAGCGGGCAATCTTCAGAGGATGGCATGATAAATGTAACCGCCAAACTCGAAAGAAATAAAATGGGTAAAAGCACGGTGAATTACCGTCTGCGCGACTGGCTGATTTCCCGTCAGCGATACTGGGGAGCGCCGATACCGATAATATTCTGCAATGCCTGCGGTGAGGTGCCAGTACCGGAAAGCGACCTGCCGGTTCTTCTGCCTGATATCGATAATTACAGCCCGACAGAAGAGGGCGAATCACCGCTGGCTCGTTCTGATGAGTTTGTCAATGTGCCATGCCCGAAATGCGGCAAGCCAGCGAAAAGATCGGTTGAGACAATGGATACTTTCGTGGATTCAGCCTGGTATTTCCTGCGTTATCCCGATGCTAATTACAGCGAAGGTATGTTTAATCCCAAACGAGTAAAGCAGTGGCTGCCGATTGATTTTTATGTCGGCGGCGCCGAGCATTCCTGCACTCATCTTATTTATGCCCGGTTTATAACTAAAGTCCTGCATGATTTGGGTTATATCGATTTTGATGAACCGTTTCTGAAATTGCGGCATCAGGGAATTATTTCCACTAAAGGAGCTAAGATATCGAAATCTAAGGATAATGTTATCAACCCGGATAGCTTTATCGACAGGTACGGCTCGGATACATTTAGAATCTACCTGATGTTTATGAGCTCCTACACCGAAGGCGGCGATTGGGATGATTCTGGTATAAGCGGGGTTGCCAGATTTTTGGGCAGAGTCTATCGCTTGATGGAAAAATATTTGGATGACATTAAATCAATAAACGGCATATCATACAATAACATAACAAGTAATGACGATGAGCTAAAGTATTACTTGAACTACACCATCAAGAAAGTCGGCGAGGATATCAATTCGCTCGATTACAACACAGCTATTGCCGCTATGATGGAGTTTTTAAATTTGCTGTATAATCGCTCGGAGAATGGCGATAAATCCGAATTGTTCAGATACTCGCTTCTGAAATATATCCAGATTCTGGCGCCATTCGCTCCGCATTTTTCGGAAGAATTCTGGTCGCGTTTAAAAAATCCTATTGAGAACATGTTTAATTATAAATCGATATTCGAAAGCAGTTGGCCTGAGTATGATCATAAAGCTCTGATTAAGCAAACTATAACAATGGTGGCTCAGATTAATGGCAAGCTTCGGGCTTCGTTTGATGTTGCCAAAGATATTTCTAAAAATGATTTTCTGGAACTGATTAAAAAGGATGAGAAGGTATCCCGTCATCTTGAAGATAAATCGGTTATCAAAGAGATATTTGTGCCGGGGAAATTAGCGAATATTGTTGTGAAGTGA
- a CDS encoding glycoside hydrolase: MKLCILWHMHQPFYKDLLTGRYLMPWVRLHGTKDYYDMAAILDKFPDIKQTFNLVPSLLEQIEEYGRGEAVEDHLELSRKTADTLSDTDKHTILAEFFKANYETMIEPVRRYNELYKSRNNDISDFTKQDWLDLQVLSNLAWIDPIFKDDKPIKHLLKKQEKYTEDDKELLFKFQQKLMGKIIPLYKKMAVKGQIELSVSPYFHPILPLLCDTEIARQSVPLISLPDNRFTHPEDAAEQIATAIEYFKIKFGYKPKGMWPSEGSVSEQIIPILVDAGIEWIATDEEILALSLSRGIRRSGDNRIIKTGELYQPYKMTIKDKSLSIFFRDHVLSDLIGFVYSHMEPEAAVDDFIGKLENIDKNFRANHDHEPVVCIALDGENVWEYFPDDGHAFLETLYTRLSEHPSIKTMTFSEAIKTTEQMCSLGKLHPGSWINHDFGIWIGHPEDNKAWDLLYDARQALENKIKSPDKAISKESLDLAKKEIFIAEGSDWCWWFGDEHSSPDNDRFDRLYRAHLMNVYTILELDIPPELFKPIRTDYIRAHLTEPIDFIKPKLDGKITHFYEWANAGFFDCQKAGSTMHKADRKLSAIYYGYGKRGEVFLRVDPTFGTDIKHMIVKFQFTKPEGFEIICKNGCVSSNQKTNFINCRIGSILELGFHIKDIGGEMSSLKVKVFDGENEIERWPVVDTIPIRPDLSDSQFWMV; this comes from the coding sequence TTGAAACTCTGTATCCTGTGGCATATGCATCAACCGTTCTATAAAGACCTGCTTACAGGTCGTTATCTTATGCCCTGGGTGCGTCTTCACGGCACTAAAGACTACTATGATATGGCCGCTATACTCGATAAGTTTCCCGATATAAAACAAACCTTCAATCTCGTGCCATCGCTTCTAGAGCAAATCGAGGAATACGGCAGGGGAGAGGCTGTAGAGGATCACTTAGAGCTTTCCCGTAAAACTGCCGACACCTTAAGCGATACAGACAAACATACGATTCTTGCCGAGTTCTTCAAGGCAAATTATGAAACTATGATAGAACCTGTAAGAAGGTATAATGAGCTATACAAATCAAGAAACAATGATATTAGTGATTTCACAAAACAGGACTGGCTCGACCTTCAAGTTCTTTCAAATCTTGCTTGGATTGACCCGATTTTCAAAGATGATAAGCCGATAAAACACCTTCTTAAAAAACAAGAAAAATACACTGAGGATGATAAAGAATTACTGTTTAAATTTCAGCAAAAGCTTATGGGTAAAATAATCCCTTTGTATAAAAAGATGGCTGTTAAAGGACAGATAGAACTATCGGTAAGCCCGTATTTTCACCCGATATTGCCGCTTCTTTGCGATACTGAGATTGCTCGCCAATCTGTGCCTTTGATTTCGCTTCCGGATAACCGTTTTACTCATCCTGAGGATGCCGCAGAGCAAATAGCAACGGCAATAGAATATTTTAAAATAAAGTTTGGTTATAAACCGAAAGGCATGTGGCCATCTGAGGGATCTGTTTCGGAACAGATTATCCCTATTCTCGTCGATGCCGGCATTGAATGGATTGCCACTGATGAAGAGATATTAGCATTAAGCCTTAGCAGAGGGATAAGAAGAAGCGGGGACAACCGGATAATTAAAACCGGCGAATTGTATCAGCCATATAAAATGACTATCAAGGATAAAAGTCTTAGTATTTTCTTTCGCGATCATGTCCTCTCAGACCTGATAGGTTTTGTCTATTCACATATGGAGCCTGAAGCGGCAGTTGATGATTTTATCGGCAAGCTGGAAAATATCGACAAGAACTTTCGCGCTAATCACGATCATGAACCTGTAGTCTGTATCGCTTTGGATGGTGAAAACGTCTGGGAATATTTTCCCGATGATGGTCATGCGTTCCTTGAAACGTTATATACGCGATTATCAGAGCATCCATCAATTAAAACGATGACTTTTTCAGAAGCGATTAAAACTACTGAACAAATGTGTTCGTTGGGTAAACTTCACCCGGGAAGCTGGATAAATCATGATTTCGGTATCTGGATAGGACATCCCGAGGATAATAAAGCCTGGGATCTCCTGTATGATGCCCGTCAAGCCCTTGAAAATAAGATAAAATCGCCCGATAAAGCAATCTCTAAGGAATCTCTTGACTTAGCCAAGAAAGAGATATTTATCGCTGAGGGTTCAGACTGGTGCTGGTGGTTTGGTGATGAGCATTCCAGCCCGGATAATGACCGTTTCGACCGGCTTTACCGAGCGCATCTGATGAATGTCTATACGATTTTAGAATTGGATATTCCGCCGGAGCTGTTTAAACCTATCAGAACTGATTATATCAGAGCGCACCTCACAGAGCCGATTGACTTTATCAAGCCTAAGCTTGACGGCAAGATTACGCATTTTTATGAATGGGCGAATGCTGGCTTTTTCGATTGTCAGAAAGCTGGCTCAACTATGCATAAAGCCGACCGGAAGCTTAGCGCAATTTATTACGGCTATGGTAAGCGCGGCGAGGTATTTTTACGTGTTGACCCGACTTTCGGAACGGATATTAAACATATGATTGTAAAATTCCAGTTCACTAAGCCGGAGGGTTTTGAGATTATCTGTAAAAACGGTTGTGTCAGCTCTAATCAAAAAACCAACTTTATAAATTGTCGTATAGGCAGCATCTTAGAGCTTGGGTTTCATATAAAGGATATAGGCGGCGAGATGTCATCGTTAAAAGTCAAGGTATTTGATGGTGAGAACGAGATAGAAAGGTGGCCTGTAGTAGACACAATTCCGATAAGGCCAGATTTATCGGATAGCCAATTTTGGATGGTTTAG
- a CDS encoding tetratricopeptide repeat protein: protein MSPEKRITKQQMKEDKLVNTAFKASEYIQQNRNIFIGGAVAIAAIIAIIYYINYSIQKKSYDAEILFGKAQLSMAMRQPALAINQYNTIIDEYESTISADRACYNLGKVYFDQNNCDSAIFYFDKYINEYGKTARLLVAAHVGAANCFEQQNNFEKAGDYYFSAAELSMDDDYSPGYYMAAGRAFNNAKQFDKAQNSYQQIVDNYNTSRFASQAKEKLVEAKYRVQVD from the coding sequence TTGAGCCCCGAGAAAAGAATTACGAAACAGCAGATGAAGGAAGATAAGCTGGTCAATACAGCTTTTAAAGCTTCTGAATATATTCAACAAAATAGAAACATTTTCATTGGTGGAGCGGTAGCAATTGCCGCTATAATAGCGATAATTTATTATATTAATTACAGCATCCAGAAAAAAAGCTATGATGCAGAGATATTATTCGGCAAAGCTCAGCTATCTATGGCGATGCGGCAGCCCGCCTTGGCTATTAATCAATATAATACAATAATTGATGAATATGAATCAACCATATCGGCAGACCGCGCTTGTTATAATCTGGGCAAGGTATATTTTGACCAGAATAATTGCGATAGCGCGATATTTTATTTCGATAAATATATAAACGAATACGGCAAAACCGCAAGGCTTCTTGTGGCAGCGCATGTCGGCGCCGCGAATTGTTTTGAACAGCAGAACAATTTTGAAAAAGCTGGCGATTATTATTTCAGCGCCGCCGAATTATCAATGGATGATGATTATTCGCCCGGCTATTATATGGCGGCTGGCAGAGCTTTTAACAATGCCAAGCAATTTGACAAGGCCCAAAACTCCTACCAGCAGATTGTAGACAACTACAATACTTCAAGGTTTGCATCCCAAGCAAAAGAAAAACTGGTTGAGGCAAAGTATAGAGTTCAGGTTGATTAA